The nucleotide sequence CTTCTTTGTGTTACTATTTTCACAGACAAAAGAAGACCAGAGAGAGACTTTATCCCCATCCTTCTTGTAGTTATCAAACCAAGAATCAAGCCCTAGACGTTGCCTCGGTGTGCTCAGTGATCTCATCTTTTCCCTTGCAGACTCTGTTACACTCATGTAAGGCTGGAAACCGTTGGATCTTTGAAACCAGCTCTCCTCCTCCAGTACACTCTGCTCCAGACGGCTGAAAGATCTCCTcgggaaagaaaacaaagagtctTGTCCATCACCAGAGTCTTGTCTCTGCAGAGTTCTAAGCTTCACTTTTGTAGGGACAAGCATTTCACTTGGAATGAGAAATGAGTTTATGGATTTTGCAGACGTGGATTCGCCCCAATGTTCCAATCTACAGCTTCTCATCCCCATATCTTTACTGTACAGTGACTCCAGAAGCATATGAGGACTCCTTCTCTCCTGCAAATACAACTCTTTGAGACCTCAAACAGAAACTGACCAGTTATATAAAGATCTTGAGTGAGAATTTACCCGATTGGAGCGGGAGTACTTTAACATACGATCACGCTTGATCACACCTTCTTGCTTCCTCAACCATATGGCTTTGATGTCTTCCTTTGTGAGAGCGCTACTGTCCCAACCATGGCACTCGACCTTTGAGTTACAGATCAAAGGTTTTGGTACCTTAAGTTCTTCTTTGATCTCAGAGTTGTTTTTGGACCAATGCTTTCTCTCTGTATTTCTCTTGATGATGCTTGACGTTGAAGCTTTGTTTGAGGGTGAAGACTTCAATAAAGCAGAAACCTTACGCCTAACAGCTCTGCCACGCACAATTGCTTGAAGCCTTACGAGTGCCTTCAGCGCCCGCAACGCTTTCCTTGCCTGTTTAGAAATCAATCACAAGATCAAAACACTGCATGAAAGATAAGCTTCAAACAGAAACTAAGATGGTTTTAAAATCTCAAAGTAGTGTGTCTGAGTCTGACCAGATAAGCCCTGAAGGCACTCTGAATCTTGATAGCAGCCAAATTGGGATCGCGTTTCTTGACAAAGTGTTGTGATGTGAAGGCGTTTCCCGCCATCCGGACAACTTCAGCAGCTGCCTTAGCGGCTGCAACCGCCGCCTCAGCTGCTGCTGCAGTGGCAATGGCTACATTCACAGCATGCTTTCTCTGATCCTGTGTTGCTTCGTTCAAAGTCCTTGTCTCTTGCCCACAAGTTGCAATCTGTTGTCTCAGCTTCAGCCTTCTAAACACCCATCTCAATCTCCTTGGCTTCTACAAAAACGAATCAGTTTTGTAGATTttagaaacataaaaacaatTGAATGGTAGCAAATTagagaaaggaacaaaaccttCTCTGCTTTTGCTTTGGCCTCGCAGATGAATAGTCTTTTCATCCAACCAAACCAAGACCTCCGCTTCGCCATTAGATAGAGTTCTCTCTAATAACAAATTATAAAGCCTCTTATTGATTTGAGCCAGAGAATACATAAAACTAAAGAAGCCTCATAAGAGATCATAAAGAGAGAACCAAAAGCTATCCATGATCATTTCATGTTTCAACACATCAAATAGAAACATATCCGTGTGTGTATATCACATCAATAGAACAATCAATGATGTAACAACACATTGTGTAATAGATATGGAAGAATCTTACTTTACCTGTGAACACGTACAAAACCAAATGATCTGTGTGGATCAAAAATATGAATCAGATTTCGTGTGGAAGAAAGAAATGTAATGATGATGTGGAGATTTCAGACAGACACTTGTGAAGAGATGAATTGAAGTGATGTCTAAATATAGGATCCTCTCTATCTCTCACCTTTTCCAACTGTCACATTCACTATCTATGATTACTGACTTGTTCAAACCCCTaactctgctttttttttttctttcttttgcttcttaaCCAATCACTTCAAATTGGTCCaccttcaaaaatattatacccCTTATTCAATTGCTTCTTGTtcaattcttttcttctttctttcttgccGCTTTTGGCTTGTGATAAAAGAACGAACATGTGGCTTGTCAACGTATCTATGCTTACAAGATACATATAAGAAATTATGTAAAGATATATGTTAAAAAAGTAGaacatatcatattttaatgttaattattatatcgcatgaaacatatatacaatGGACTCGTGATATTATagctttgagagaaaaagaaaataatgacaTCAATGAGTGATATAGTACAGTTTAATCAttaatagagaaagaaaaataaatacatcTAACTTTGTAGATTTAAAATCAAGAACTacattttggtttgattttcttgtaCTTTAAGGGTATTTATGTTGAGTTGAGAATACTAAAATGCACTAAACacttattgatattttttttcctttcttttcgaCGACTGATCAATGTAGAAATAATAGTAGCAACAAAATTTTCTAGTCTATACAATACTAAGATTTATACAAACTACTAAACTTTACAGAACTAAAGAAATTGAATTCTAGATTTCTAatagtttgatttttattctAATGTTTTTATCTTTCATGTCTATCATCGAAACTTGGTAAAAACTCTTAACGTGTATGAATTATTCAATAACTTTAAAAGTTCCATAATAATGAGCTCAATTTATCACATATCTAGTTATCAGATgaaatatcaattaaaattagttGATGGTGGTCCATATAGACCAAAATTCGTTGTTGAGTAGATCATTACAACTTTAGCTATCATGTCATTGAAACAATGATGAGCCATGTGAGCTATAGAGCGACCTATAGGTTTGGGTTTAGCCTTTAAAATAATCGATTTGAGTTTCTCAACACGGTTTAAAGATCCTTTTGCGTTGTTAATACAGTCCCACCACTCTTTCtttcaacactttttttttttttttttcttcatcaaatccAATATTATTTTCCTCCATTAGTTTTTTAGAATGTAGTATTATGcttcaaattttataatgtaaTTTCACTTGAAATTAGAACTATTCGTGCATATACTATTCAAATCAATAAGTTTATACTTTATCGTTCATACTATGGTTTTTCTCAACATGATTTATCTTAATCATTCACAAGACCTCATATTATCAAAAAAGCTAAGCTTATTGCTTTACCAAGGGAGGAAAAAGGTTgcaagcaaaaagaaaatagaaaacaaatcaatgtaCCAATAATGAGATCATAAAGTATTATCTGTACCTAAGATTACATAGAGAGAAGCTATGATCTGTTTCTTAGATCACTTACATGActttataaaaacattatagttattctttttgaattgaaaaaaCACACATTCGTCATTACTACATTTCAAAGAATGTGGACATTCTCCACAACACAACCTACTCATCATCCAAGTGACCCATTAAGGCAACTTATAATATTCAAATGATTTGGATCAACCTGAAActtaagaacaaaaatacaagtgaTACTGATTATTGGTATGAGTAAAttgattttggaatatgatcgAATCTCTGTTCTATATGTGAAAATCACCATCATGATTATCTTAAAAACTGAGTCGACCACAAAACGAAGATCCTAAAGGAAAACGCTAACAGCAGAGTCAATTGACCTTTAATGACACAAACATGAGATATACATCAAAACCATGAGAGGTTCATCAAtggtcaaaccaaaaaaatcagcCCCAAAAACATAAACGGTAGTCCAATGGCCTACACACGGACTGATATAATAGCATAATACTACTTAGTTAGTTCCTGCGGAAGAGGCGTTGCATTGAGGAGTGTCGATCATCATGGTATTGTTTTcaaacagaggagaagaaggcCAAGTGCGGCGAAAGTAAGGCACGACTTTGCAGAACTCCCAAACGAATGCCGACTTACGTCCTTGGTACTGAACTACTTCGACCCTTTGAGTCTCTCTGTCGTAGACGAAAATTTGTGTATCACATCTGATGTAAACCGAATCCGACTTCTGATTGAGGAACGCGAGCAGCTGTGTTTCTTTAGTCCGAGTGTTGAATCTTGTAGCTTCTGTTGGGTTCTTCCTCCACATCGTCTTGAAGTTTAGCTTAAACAGAAGGTTCCACTGAAGCACATTGTCTATCTTTTCAAGCTTCCACACCTCCATTACCGACTTAGTGCTCCATCCGTATTGTAAACACCCATCAGCGGTTTCACCCAGAACCTGTTCATCATAGTCATATGTCTTCGGAAGCTTTACCACATCGATCCGCTTCTCCTCACTGTTCGAGTCATAGATGGCAATTTTACCTCCTGTGGCATGCCAATAAACAACTCCGTTGATCACTCTCCCTGGAGTCCACGAACTGAGAGATATAGGCTCAGGACAAGTAAGCTCTGAGTAGCTCCAGGTAGTAGTCTTCGAGGAAAAAGTCTCTACCCTGACCTTTGTACTGTTATCAGTAAAGCCTAAACACTCAGCCCTGATCACCTTGTAGCTTAACCCTTTATCAGGACAATCCTCAGTGACCAAAGACATACAAAGTTCCTCGAAATGAACTCTAGGACGTGGAAGTTGCTGCTGCTTCTGtgtactcaaatcccacaagtAGTAAGCTTTTGGATGGCGGCCACAAAGTAAAAGACCGTTTGAAGAGTCGATGTAGTAACCAAGCTTCTTCAGAACACCAGAGGATTCGATTTCATCACCAATACTGCTGGTTGAGAGCAAAGGAAGGGATGGCTCAGCTCGAGGACGACGAACACCTTCTTGGCGTCTTCCAAGGTACATAGAGCTGCAGACGAAGAAGCCAATGAGTTGAAAGGTAGGTTTCCACTTGGTTAAGTAAGTGTGACGGAAGTATGGGCTGGAGATAATCTGAAGCCATCTCTTGGAGACCAAGATGAGCTGGTAGATTGTTTCCGGTGGAAGCAGGAGAAGAACCTCACACATAGCATCGTTACTGTTAAGAACCTCATGAGTACTCAAATCAGACCTCATCCCCAAATTGGTTTTCAACCTGGTTGAACAAGACATTGCAGACAAACTGTTTTCTTTGATCATCAGTAAGAGAATCCAACTCAATTTTCATAACACACACAACAGAGATATCACAAGAACAGTAAAGACACCAAAAGCACAAAAAGCTAGTAGATTTATACAGATCACAAAGAGAATCAAACAATACGCACTGAAAATTCAACAAAGATGATATTTTTGGGTATACCCACGCGGAAAAAGTTCAAAAGTCGGAGAATTTGGCAGAGATTTCTGAAACCCTAAGCTTTCAAAGTTACGTTTTTTATGAGATCAGGAAACGATTGGGgagaaaaaatcgaaactttgatAGAGACATATACTTCAAATTACGTCAAGAAATcggaaagagggagagagagatgaaaagacctgacgatgacgatgacgatgacgatgacgattGAAGCAGAAGGTTGCAACGCGGAGGACAAAAGTGTATAAATGCCTAAAATCAGAGACACGACTACATTAGGGCATCTTTATAGGCACAACacttttttgtgttcttagattaaataaattagaaaaataatctaagatcaaTAGCTAAGATCTTTTgctaaaaagttagttataggGAAAACATAtgtaagatcttaagatttaataatataatattcttaaacatattataattataaaaacttataaaaaaacatttaaatttcaaacttataaaacttttactaaaattcaaaatacaataccaaatttttatgaaacaataaaacattgtaaataaaactaaaaaaaaaacaaacaaacatacaattTGTGATGTGCTTGTCTATTTACTGGTTCACTGATTCAAGCAAATACTTGGAGTTTGGAGTTCAGGTTTTTATCCTGGTGAGGCTGAGCAAAGTAAACTCAGTTTGACTGACCGACTGAGAGGGTTCAGATTGGTATGAGTTCTGCAATTGCCTTCCAATTGTTTTTGTCAGCTTCAGCGTAAAACTTTTCTTGATTCTCCAAAAACAACTgaccaaaataaacaaacacgTCTGTTATAGAACTCAACATTCAATATTCTTGGACCTTACCCGGACTCGACCCGGATCCCAGATCCGAACACATCACCTTCTcttaaccggatttaatttataattgaaCCGGATTATTAAGAACAtattttttggttcggttcgatGGGAAATTCATAATTCTATtggaattttttatattactattattatgtttggtatgaTTTCGTTTGGTTTAGCCGTTTAGGCGTTTAGCTCAATCAATTTGTAAGGAATTTTAATCGTTTGTAAGACAGCAAATTTGAACCactcagttttgttttgtttccgtTATATTTTCTTGTCGCCCTGGGTTAACGGCAGAAACCGTTCAAACCGAACCGATTAACCCGACTTTTACGGTTATCGGCGAGAACCGAAGTGATCTTGTCAAACCGAACGGCGCAATTGATTTGGTGATTCGGCTATCGGTTCGATTCGGTTCGGTAATCGGACCGATCGGTTTATCCATAACTATACCGGAACCATATATAAAGAACCTAACCCTAagtttaacccgtgtttcactTTGTCTCCTTCATCTCTGCCTCATTCGATCCCGACAATGGTGATTCCGACAAAGTTGTAACAGTTCACTTCATCAGTTCAGCCATCTTTTCCGATCAATTTTCTCATTGtgtctcttctccttcttcaattTTACATCTTCTTAGTCTTAAACTCGCTGATTTCAACCTCAATTAACCGCATCCATAGAGGtcagatctttgtttcatctttctctgttcttctaggatttatttgattctttatttgattatttctgtTTTGGAATCTAAAATATGTGTAGAGAAATtgaaacctaaaccctaaatttatgaaattgaattcgatttcataaatttagggtttaggtttcaATTGTTTTGTTATACTTTGTTTAGGGTTCTTGtaatttgtttgattctttattAATCTGTTTGGGAGTCGAAAATATGTGAAGAGAAATtgaaacctaaaccctaaatttatgaaatcgatttcataaatttagggtttaggtttcaattgttttgttatactttgtttagggtttttgtaatttgtttgattctttattAATCTGTTTGGGAGTCAAAAATATGTGAAGAGAAATTGAAACATAAATgctaaatttatgaaatcgaattgttttgttatactTTGTTTAGGGTTCCTGTaatttgtttgattcgtttAGCGTTAGTGTGGTTTACTGGTTTTAGTAGTTAAGTTGAATCGATATTGGGACATTTGACTATCTAGGTTAAGTTTGGTTTAACTGTAAACTTCAAATGTTGAATACTCGAATATGAAGCTGAGCTAATGTGAGGCTTTGTGTAATGAATTTGTAGATGTCTGACGAGTACAACGAGAGGGAACCTACACTTCAACCTGAACAACATGGCACAAATGTTGAAACTAGGAAGAAACGTCCGAGACCTCCCTCTGGTGCTGATAAGCCACCCAAGCCACGGAAGAAGTATGCAAAGAGAGCTCCAGTTTGGGAACATTTCAttcaaagagatgaagaatCTACTAAGAGCTACTGTAAGTATTGTGGAGCAGAGATTGCTTGTGATTCAAAGACAGTGGGTACTAGACCAATGATAGCTCATATTGCTAGATGCAAACAGTACAAGGATTGGGTTGAAAAAGAGAAGCAGCAGGTTCTAAGTAGTGATAACAAGGGGAACTTGAAGGTGATTAACTATGATCCACATCTGTTTAGGAAATCAGTTAATGAGATGGTAGTTGTCAATGAGTTGCCTTTGTCATTTGTGGAATCTGAGGGTTGGAAGCGGTTTTGCTTCAACATCTTGCCGATGTATAAGCCATTTTCTAGAAGGACTTGTAGTAAAGACATTGTTGGGATGTATCTGGAAGAGAAGGCAGCCTTGAAGCACTTGTTTGCGGTAGAGAAACAAAGGGTTTCACTGACGACAGATATATGGACATGTCCTACAACTTCCTACAGCTACATGGTGATCACAGGTCACTGGATCAATACTGAGTGGGAGTTGCAGAAGAGAATCCTTAGCTTCAAACCAATCACCGATCATAAAGGAGATACCATTGCTGGACAGTTGATGGACTGCTTAGATGATTGGGGTATTGAGAAGGTATTTACGGTTACTGTTGATAATGCAAAGAACAACGACAAGGCTTTAGATACTTTGAAGGATGCATTACGGCTGAGAGGAGGAGAATCATTAGTTGCAGATGGTGAGTATTTACATATGCGTTGCTGTGCACATATCCTCAATCTGATTGTTGGAGATGGTTTGAAGAAAGCAAAGCATCATGTTGTTGCTGTTAGGAATGCGGTGAAGTATGTCCGGTCATCTTTCACTAGGCTTAAATCTTTTGCATTGAGATGTGACACAGGAAAGTTGTGTAGAGGCAGTTTACCATTAGATGTTGTCACACGCTGGAACTCAACATATCTGATGTTGAATTCTGCTTTGAAGCTGAGGGTGGCTTTTGAAAAGATGGAAGCTGAGGATAAGTTGTATTGTGATTActttgaagaagaggatgagaagACAAAGATGAAACGAGTTGGGCCACCAACTTCTTCTGACTGGGAGGAAATATCACGGTTAGTGAAGTTTCTGAAAATATTTTACC is from Camelina sativa cultivar DH55 chromosome 20, Cs, whole genome shotgun sequence and encodes:
- the LOC104768584 gene encoding protein IQ-DOMAIN 14-like — translated: MAKRRSWFGWMKRLFICEAKAKAEKKPRRLRWVFRRLKLRQQIATCGQETRTLNEATQDQRKHAVNVAIATAAAAEAAVAAAKAAAEVVRMAGNAFTSQHFVKKRDPNLAAIKIQSAFRAYLARKALRALKALVRLQAIVRGRAVRRKVSALLKSSPSNKASTSSIIKRNTERKHWSKNNSEIKEELKVPKPLICNSKVECHGWDSSALTKEDIKAIWLRKQEGVIKRDRMLKYSRSNRERRSPHMLLESLYSKDMGMRSCRLEHWGESTSAKSINSFLIPSEMLVPTKVKLRTLQRQDSGDGQDSLFSFPRRSFSRLEQSVLEEESWFQRSNGFQPYMSVTESAREKMRSLSTPRQRLGLDSWFDNYKKDGDKVSLWSSFVCENSNTKKSSLTTCQHNC
- the LOC104768585 gene encoding F-box protein At5g03970-like, yielding MSCSTRLKTNLGMRSDLSTHEVLNSNDAMCEVLLLLPPETIYQLILVSKRWLQIISSPYFRHTYLTKWKPTFQLIGFFVCSSMYLGRRQEGVRRPRAEPSLPLLSTSSIGDEIESSGVLKKLGYYIDSSNGLLLCGRHPKAYYLWDLSTQKQQQLPRPRVHFEELCMSLVTEDCPDKGLSYKVIRAECLGFTDNSTKVRVETFSSKTTTWSYSELTCPEPISLSSWTPGRVINGVVYWHATGGKIAIYDSNSEEKRIDVVKLPKTYDYDEQVLGETADGCLQYGWSTKSVMEVWKLEKIDNVLQWNLLFKLNFKTMWRKNPTEATRFNTRTKETQLLAFLNQKSDSVYIRCDTQIFVYDRETQRVEVVQYQGRKSAFVWEFCKVVPYFRRTWPSSPLFENNTMMIDTPQCNASSAGTN